Proteins encoded by one window of Xylella fastidiosa:
- a CDS encoding AMP-binding protein, whose translation MSLVAFPSFPSSGVGSLPMGVGSLHRPLVWVHGKPITLGRFLAQVRGLAAQLPSGRYVVNLCEDRYHFLLAFYACALRGQVSLLPSSRAPGVVAEIYAAYPDSYCLGDRELSMEALRYWHLPEIFPELDGAIPSLLEDAVVAIGFTSGSTGVPTSNLKTWGSLVTSTEQDWAAFHSLWGSQVPTIVATVPSQHMYGMEFSVLLPLLAPVAVHAGRPFFPEDVAQALAEVPAPRLLVTTPVHLRVLVQSGLRFPEVAGIVSATAPLAHDLAVAAEACFGCELREVFGSTETCTFAVRRTVYEQAWTRFDGVSIEVNADVTWVYARHLPAPMAIADFVDVYEDGRFEVLGRQADLLEIAGKRASLGELNRCLLAIPGVVDGVLVQMPLEADQTVGRIAAVVVAPTLHEVHIQKMLRTKIDPLFLPRRLRKVDALPRNETGKLPREALLALLADVC comes from the coding sequence ATGTCGCTTGTTGCTTTTCCCTCTTTTCCCTCTTCAGGTGTCGGGTCTCTTCCGATGGGTGTCGGTTCGCTTCATCGGCCACTGGTATGGGTACATGGGAAGCCTATTACCCTGGGGCGTTTTTTAGCTCAGGTCCGTGGTTTGGCTGCTCAACTTCCTAGTGGGCGCTATGTGGTGAATTTGTGTGAGGATCGTTACCACTTTTTGTTGGCGTTCTATGCGTGTGCATTACGTGGCCAGGTTTCTCTTTTACCGTCTTCACGTGCTCCGGGAGTGGTTGCTGAGATTTATGCGGCTTATCCAGATAGTTACTGTTTGGGTGATCGAGAGTTATCTATGGAGGCGTTGCGTTATTGGCACTTGCCCGAGATCTTTCCGGAATTAGATGGTGCGATACCTAGTCTTTTGGAAGATGCTGTGGTTGCGATTGGTTTTACTTCTGGAAGTACTGGGGTGCCTACATCCAATCTCAAAACCTGGGGTAGTTTGGTGACCAGTACGGAGCAGGATTGGGCTGCATTTCATAGTTTGTGGGGCTCTCAGGTTCCAACGATCGTCGCCACAGTGCCGTCGCAGCATATGTATGGTATGGAGTTTTCGGTGTTGTTGCCGTTGCTGGCGCCAGTGGCGGTGCATGCTGGTCGGCCATTTTTTCCTGAAGACGTTGCGCAAGCTTTGGCTGAGGTACCAGCACCTCGTTTGTTGGTGACGACACCGGTACATCTGCGTGTGTTGGTTCAATCGGGTCTGCGTTTTCCGGAGGTTGCCGGTATTGTTTCGGCGACTGCGCCACTGGCACATGATTTGGCGGTTGCCGCTGAGGCTTGCTTTGGCTGTGAATTACGGGAGGTATTTGGTTCTACTGAAACCTGTACTTTTGCGGTGCGCCGTACAGTGTATGAACAAGCATGGACACGGTTTGATGGGGTGAGTATTGAGGTCAATGCTGATGTGACTTGGGTGTATGCCCGTCATCTTCCCGCGCCGATGGCTATCGCTGATTTTGTGGATGTGTACGAGGATGGTCGTTTTGAGGTGCTTGGGCGTCAGGCCGATTTGTTGGAGATCGCCGGTAAGCGTGCTTCGTTGGGTGAGTTGAATCGGTGTCTATTGGCCATTCCTGGTGTGGTGGATGGTGTGTTGGTGCAGATGCCGCTTGAGGCTGATCAGACGGTGGGGCGCATTGCTGCGGTGGTGGTCGCGCCGACGTTGCATGAGGTGCATATTCAAAAAATGTTGCGTACAAAAATTGATCCGCTTTTTCTGCCGCGTCGTCTACGCAAGGTCGATGCGTTGCCACGTAATGAGACTGGTAAGTTGCCACGCGAGGCGTTGTTGGCGTTGTTGGCTGATGTGTGTTGA
- the lpxB gene encoding lipid-A-disaccharide synthase: MIQAPRIAIIAGEASGDHLGAGLIQQLRLHFATAEFIGIGGDMMRSAGCQTWFDTSELAVMGLTEVLRHLPRLLKIRREFCKRALAWHPDVLIGIDAPDFNLTVERWFKQRHIRTVHYVSPSIWAWREKRAAKIGASVDRVLCLFPMEPPIYARYGIDARFVGHPMADEIPYQTDRATARTALGLPLLSPVLAVLPGSRHSEISQLGNTFLEAAGQLSEHLPGLHVVIPAANTQCKPLLAEQLSRSTLPVMHSHLLDSSARTAMLAADVVLVASGTATLEAMLLKRPMVVAYKVAPLTYRIVKTLKLLKINRFALPNILAGEDLVPELIQKDCTAPALCAALLDCFKHPQKVTALQNRYLQLHTQLRRNASTRAAEAIAELLQQR; this comes from the coding sequence ATGATCCAAGCGCCCCGCATCGCAATCATCGCGGGTGAAGCATCAGGTGACCACCTTGGCGCTGGATTAATCCAACAACTGCGCTTGCACTTCGCTACCGCAGAATTCATCGGCATCGGCGGGGACATGATGCGCTCGGCGGGCTGCCAGACTTGGTTTGACACAAGCGAACTCGCGGTTATGGGCCTGACCGAAGTACTACGGCATCTACCACGTCTTTTAAAGATACGTCGCGAATTCTGCAAACGCGCACTAGCTTGGCATCCGGACGTATTGATCGGTATTGACGCACCAGACTTCAACCTTACAGTAGAACGCTGGTTCAAACAGCGTCACATCCGCACCGTTCATTACGTCAGTCCCTCGATATGGGCTTGGCGTGAAAAACGTGCCGCGAAAATTGGTGCCAGCGTCGACCGCGTCCTCTGTCTCTTCCCAATGGAACCACCTATTTACGCACGCTACGGCATTGATGCACGCTTTGTCGGCCATCCAATGGCCGATGAGATTCCCTATCAAACCGACCGTGCCACAGCGCGAACTGCATTGGGCCTGCCCCTCCTCAGCCCAGTGCTTGCAGTCCTTCCAGGCAGCCGCCATAGCGAAATTAGCCAACTTGGCAACACCTTCTTAGAAGCCGCCGGACAATTGTCTGAACATCTACCAGGGCTACATGTCGTCATCCCAGCTGCAAACACACAATGCAAACCACTGCTAGCCGAACAACTCTCGCGCTCCACCTTACCCGTCATGCACTCACACCTACTGGATAGTAGCGCTCGTACTGCAATGTTGGCCGCAGACGTGGTCCTGGTGGCCTCTGGTACAGCGACCCTCGAAGCCATGCTGCTCAAACGCCCAATGGTCGTCGCTTACAAAGTCGCACCACTCACCTATCGCATTGTCAAAACACTGAAACTACTAAAAATCAATCGTTTTGCCCTGCCCAACATCCTCGCAGGAGAAGACCTTGTACCGGAACTGATACAGAAGGATTGCACCGCACCGGCCCTCTGCGCAGCACTGCTAGACTGCTTCAAACATCCCCAGAAAGTCACCGCACTACAAAACCGTTATCTGCAATTACACACACAACTACGCCGCAACGCATCGACACGCGCAGCCGAAGCAATCGCCGAACTATTACAACAGAGATAG
- the fabZ gene encoding 3-hydroxyacyl-ACP dehydratase FabZ, whose translation MSDSPTTAHTRLELPIDIIRIQALLPHRYPFLLVDRILELDQKQKRIVAQKNVSINEPFFQGHFPEHPVMPGVLIIEALAQAGGVMTQLNLSHNGHSSLLFYMVRVDNARFNKQVVPGDILILDMTMKRRIRNMGCYYGEARVNGEVVACADIMCAGVKS comes from the coding sequence ATGAGCGATTCACCCACTACCGCTCACACTCGTCTGGAATTACCAATCGATATCATTAGAATCCAAGCATTGCTGCCACACCGCTATCCCTTTCTATTGGTCGACCGAATACTGGAACTAGACCAGAAGCAAAAGCGTATCGTTGCTCAGAAAAATGTGTCCATCAACGAACCATTCTTTCAAGGACATTTCCCTGAACATCCAGTCATGCCAGGCGTTCTTATCATTGAAGCACTTGCGCAAGCCGGCGGCGTGATGACCCAACTAAACCTTAGCCATAATGGGCATTCCAGCCTCTTGTTTTATATGGTTAGAGTCGACAATGCCCGCTTCAACAAACAGGTGGTGCCCGGCGACATCCTGATCCTGGATATGACGATGAAACGACGGATCCGCAATATGGGCTGCTACTACGGCGAAGCGCGGGTTAACGGCGAAGTCGTCGCTTGCGCTGATATCATGTGTGCTGGTGTCAAGTCTTAA
- the ahcY gene encoding adenosylhomocysteinase: protein MNTHPQTSPNTHYKIADISLADWGRKEIDIAEHEMPGLMSIRRKYASKQPLKGVRVTGSLHMTIQTAVLIETLKDIGADVRWASCNIFSTQDHAAAAIATSGTPVFAWKGETLEEYWDCTLQALTFTLADGTLTGPELIVDDGGDATLLIHKGYELENGSTWVDEPSDSLEEQVIKRLLKRIAIERPGYWTRVVNDWKGVSEETTTGVHRLYQIAATGRLLVPAINVNDSVTKSKFDNLYGCRESLADGLKRAMDVMLAGKLAVVCGYGDVGKGSAHSLRAYGARVIVTEIDPICALQAAMEGFEVTTVEDTLGQADIYVTTTGNKDVIRIEHMTAMKDQVIVCNIGHFDNEIQVDALNALTGVQKINIKPQVDKFILPNGNTLFLLAEGRLVNLGCATGHPSFVMSNSFANQTLAQIDLWQNKDVYEKNVYRLPKKLDEEVARLHLEKIGVKLTTLTANQAAYLGISVEGPFKPEHYRY, encoded by the coding sequence ATGAACACCCACCCCCAAACATCACCAAATACTCACTACAAAATCGCAGACATTTCCTTGGCCGACTGGGGCCGCAAAGAAATCGACATTGCCGAGCACGAAATGCCGGGACTCATGTCCATTCGCCGCAAATATGCCAGCAAACAACCACTCAAAGGCGTACGCGTGACCGGCTCGCTTCATATGACCATCCAGACAGCCGTACTGATCGAGACACTAAAAGATATCGGTGCCGATGTACGCTGGGCCTCGTGCAACATTTTTTCCACTCAAGATCATGCCGCTGCTGCGATCGCCACCAGCGGCACACCCGTGTTCGCCTGGAAGGGAGAGACATTAGAGGAATACTGGGATTGCACCCTGCAAGCACTCACCTTCACCCTGGCGGATGGCACACTGACCGGCCCAGAATTGATTGTGGATGATGGCGGCGACGCTACCCTCCTCATCCACAAAGGCTATGAATTAGAGAACGGATCAACCTGGGTCGATGAACCCAGCGACTCACTTGAAGAACAGGTGATTAAACGCCTGCTCAAACGCATCGCCATTGAGCGCCCCGGCTACTGGACCCGAGTCGTCAACGACTGGAAGGGCGTGTCTGAAGAAACCACCACAGGTGTACACCGTCTGTACCAAATCGCTGCAACCGGCAGGCTGCTCGTACCTGCAATCAACGTCAATGATTCGGTCACTAAAAGTAAATTCGACAACCTATATGGTTGCCGCGAATCGCTGGCTGATGGTTTGAAGCGTGCAATGGACGTGATGTTGGCCGGTAAATTAGCGGTGGTATGCGGCTATGGCGATGTTGGCAAAGGGTCGGCACATAGTTTGCGCGCCTACGGTGCCCGCGTGATTGTGACCGAAATCGATCCAATCTGTGCGTTACAAGCCGCGATGGAGGGTTTTGAAGTCACAACGGTTGAGGACACACTCGGTCAGGCTGACATCTATGTCACCACCACAGGTAACAAAGATGTCATCCGGATCGAACACATGACCGCAATGAAAGACCAAGTGATCGTCTGCAACATCGGCCACTTTGACAATGAAATTCAAGTCGATGCACTCAATGCCCTGACTGGGGTACAAAAAATCAATATCAAACCGCAGGTGGATAAATTCATATTACCCAACGGCAATACACTCTTTCTTCTTGCAGAAGGACGCCTCGTCAACCTGGGCTGCGCAACGGGTCATCCCAGCTTCGTCATGTCTAACAGCTTCGCCAATCAAACTCTGGCGCAGATTGATCTGTGGCAAAACAAAGACGTTTACGAAAAAAATGTTTACCGCTTGCCAAAAAAATTGGATGAAGAAGTCGCACGCCTTCATCTGGAGAAAATCGGCGTGAAACTCACCACACTCACGGCTAACCAAGCCGCCTATTTAGGCATATCAGTAGAAGGACCATTCAAACCTGAGCACTATCGGTATTGA
- the lpxA gene encoding acyl-ACP--UDP-N-acetylglucosamine O-acyltransferase has translation MNKHASLIHPTAVIAPSATLAPDVQIGAFTLIGNDVQIDTGTIIGSHCTIHGPTRIGRNNRFIGQAAIGGEPQDKKFAGERTELLIGDNNTIREFVTINRGTGGGGGVTSIGNDNWILAYTHIAHDCHVGHHCVFSNNASLAGHVTVGDWVIFSGFSGAHQFCRIGRYAFIGMGTLINGDVPPFTLIGSDTLGRPRGINNEGLKRRNFTPERITAIKRAYRTLYVAGLPLAEAKQQLAEQAKDNDDIKELLQFIETAQRPLLR, from the coding sequence ATGAATAAGCATGCGTCCTTGATCCACCCAACCGCAGTGATCGCTCCATCGGCCACGTTAGCCCCAGACGTACAGATTGGTGCCTTTACATTGATCGGTAACGACGTGCAAATAGACACAGGTACGATCATCGGATCACATTGCACTATTCACGGTCCCACCAGGATCGGGCGTAATAACCGATTCATTGGTCAAGCCGCGATTGGCGGCGAACCACAAGACAAAAAGTTCGCAGGCGAGCGCACCGAACTACTGATCGGCGATAACAACACCATCCGCGAATTCGTCACTATCAACCGTGGCACTGGCGGTGGTGGTGGTGTCACATCAATTGGCAATGACAACTGGATACTGGCGTATACCCATATCGCTCACGACTGCCACGTCGGTCACCACTGTGTATTCTCCAACAACGCCTCGCTGGCTGGTCACGTCACCGTCGGTGACTGGGTGATCTTCAGTGGCTTCTCTGGCGCACATCAATTTTGCCGAATCGGAAGATATGCCTTCATCGGCATGGGAACATTGATTAATGGCGACGTACCACCGTTCACCTTAATTGGTAGCGATACCCTTGGTCGTCCAAGGGGCATCAATAATGAAGGATTGAAACGGCGCAACTTCACTCCAGAACGCATCACCGCCATCAAACGCGCTTATCGCACCTTATACGTAGCCGGACTACCACTGGCTGAAGCAAAACAGCAACTCGCTGAACAAGCCAAAGACAACGACGACATCAAAGAACTCCTCCAATTCATCGAGACAGCGCAAAGGCCGCTACTACGATGA
- a CDS encoding ribonuclease HII — MVSKFDTQHLLNSNTALVAGVDEAGRGPLAGPVVVAAVVFDPSQPHINGLNDSKQLSPACRERLYAHIVERALAYKVVMIDSTQIDTLNIYQATMLGMRLAVEGVAHVAKSARIDGNRLPKNLPCPAEALVGGDARDPTIMAASILAKVTRDRHMVELHLQYPHYGFDKHKGYGTPAHLAALAEHGPCLEHRQSFAPVRRMLTPKAIHARQSAHQHNENSPTKAAFNMLIERDD, encoded by the coding sequence ATGGTCTCCAAGTTTGATACACAACATCTCCTCAATAGCAACACGGCACTTGTCGCTGGCGTCGACGAAGCCGGACGTGGCCCCCTCGCCGGACCAGTCGTCGTTGCAGCAGTCGTATTCGATCCCTCACAACCACACATCAACGGCCTTAACGATTCCAAACAATTGTCCCCTGCCTGCCGTGAACGTCTCTACGCTCACATCGTTGAGCGCGCCTTGGCCTATAAAGTAGTCATGATCGACAGCACACAGATCGATACACTGAATATTTACCAAGCCACCATGCTCGGTATGCGCTTAGCGGTAGAAGGCGTCGCTCACGTTGCGAAATCCGCGAGAATTGATGGCAACCGTCTCCCTAAAAACCTCCCCTGCCCGGCTGAAGCTCTAGTCGGCGGTGACGCACGTGATCCCACAATCATGGCCGCTTCCATACTGGCCAAAGTCACCCGCGATCGCCATATGGTTGAACTGCATCTGCAATATCCACATTACGGCTTCGACAAACACAAAGGGTACGGAACACCGGCACACCTGGCCGCTTTAGCAGAGCATGGCCCATGTCTAGAGCACCGCCAAAGCTTCGCTCCTGTGCGCAGAATGCTGACCCCTAAAGCCATCCATGCAAGACAATCAGCACATCAACACAATGAGAACTCACCTACTAAAGCAGCCTTTAACATGCTCATAGAACGCGATGATTGA
- the lpxD gene encoding UDP-3-O-(3-hydroxymyristoyl)glucosamine N-acyltransferase: protein MPIFTAQELAERFNLQLFGDGNIRIHGVATLTQASPEQLSFLANPRYLTQLPNSRAGVIVLHADDVKAASGAVLIAKDPYVTFAKIATLFDIKPAREAGIHPLATVDPSAHVSPTAHVGAFVSIGARSSIGASCIIGTGSIIGDDCTIDDGSELIARVTLISRVRLGKRVRIHPGAVLGGEGFGLAMESGHWIKIPQLGGVVIGDDCEIGANSCIDRGALDDTVLEEDVHIDNLVQIAHNCRIGAHTAIAGCTGIAGSAKIGRYCLLGGHVGVVGHLQICDNVVITGKSVVRNSIHTPGEYSSGTPLTDNRTWRKNAVRFKQLDMLVRRMMAVSKEKA from the coding sequence ATGCCAATCTTTACTGCTCAAGAGCTCGCCGAACGCTTTAACCTGCAACTGTTTGGGGACGGCAACATCCGTATCCACGGTGTCGCCACACTCACACAAGCAAGTCCGGAACAACTTAGCTTCCTCGCTAATCCACGCTACCTCACACAGCTACCCAATAGTCGCGCGGGCGTCATTGTGCTGCATGCCGACGATGTCAAAGCAGCCTCTGGTGCAGTACTGATCGCCAAAGACCCTTACGTCACTTTCGCCAAGATCGCCACACTATTCGACATAAAACCAGCGCGTGAAGCAGGCATCCATCCTCTAGCAACCGTCGATCCAAGCGCGCATGTCTCACCAACCGCGCATGTCGGCGCATTTGTCAGCATTGGCGCACGCAGCAGCATCGGCGCAAGCTGCATCATAGGAACCGGTAGTATCATCGGCGATGATTGCACCATTGATGACGGCAGTGAACTCATTGCACGTGTCACGTTGATCTCCAGAGTACGCTTGGGTAAACGGGTACGCATTCACCCTGGTGCAGTGCTGGGTGGTGAAGGCTTCGGACTTGCAATGGAAAGCGGACACTGGATCAAAATACCGCAGTTAGGTGGCGTTGTGATCGGCGATGATTGCGAGATAGGCGCCAACAGCTGCATCGACCGCGGTGCACTTGACGACACTGTATTGGAAGAGGATGTGCATATCGACAATTTAGTGCAAATCGCACACAACTGCCGGATTGGAGCACATACCGCAATCGCCGGCTGTACAGGCATTGCTGGTAGCGCGAAAATTGGCCGCTACTGTCTGCTTGGCGGCCACGTTGGCGTCGTTGGTCACCTCCAGATCTGTGACAACGTCGTGATCACCGGCAAATCGGTCGTACGTAACTCAATTCACACCCCCGGCGAGTACTCATCAGGTACTCCATTGACCGACAATCGTACTTGGCGCAAAAACGCTGTACGGTTTAAACAGCTGGATATGCTGGTGCGCCGCATGATGGCCGTCAGTAAGGAGAAAGCATGA
- a CDS encoding TonB-dependent receptor — protein MKKSCSSQLLQIRRLLCYAFAVCLYLALPNAFAQSSNATLRGQVSRAQAGAVVLVTNTATGLVRRTTLLSDGTYGMTGLPPGQYTISVGGVSRTVTLSVASSVTVNLDAGVPISGDAKTLDAVQVTGQAIREVKTSEIGNTIALRQIQQLPQATRNFLEFADTVPGMAFNIDPQGRTTLRAGASNSSASNLYIDGVGQKSYVAKGGISGQNDSQGSPFPQLAIGEYKIITSNYKAEYGQIGGAAVTAATKSGTNEFHGETFYRYTNQSLRDRRPDEGETKVDSQTKEYGFALGGPIIRDRMHFFFAYEGKDNVVPRSVQADARAAPYVHFLPSYLSQQYGPVNLPFNEDLFFGKIDFEPTGDDRLELSVQYRDETQIDNIGGQNAADHGLNKINKDKRGSLRWQRSADAWSNELIFTRENARNNPNPMSIGNGFNYVYLDETDPNIGEYTFLSIGPDGGSSMQRRHQDGWSLQNDLTFTSVKWNGDHTIKMGVSYKNITLQSQDAASLNPQFSYAVSSSGVATTPYRVDFYSPYATPGQKALVETRAKQYGLYLQDDWNVNQKLTLNLGLRWDYEDNPAYTNFVTSQAFVAALYADDPENPGHPWANRLLPSGINVADYISNGHNRHNFNKGWAPRFGFSYDIYGDEAAVMHGGAGRSYDRNLFEQMAYETSKAALSPVAVYFQDPATHTCYHSDRLCVPWDPKYLNGIDQLNAIAGVSGSGELFIFNNKLKTPYSDQYSIGISNKIGGWLTDVTFQRVLSNDGLAMSLVNRYPDGRYFDAEGNAPWDQSVPGHKNTILGMNGLKQRSSQVLLSVEKPYSKESGWGVNVAYTHTSARQNRTIDEPFAFDKATIYEYPFVKSDAVAAHRLVVSGSMDGLWGMTFGAKVVLATPTPINTIACYGQIDPDGANCQQVGVIPPSSGKFLVGGNIWGYRTVDFQASKEFTVFNDFKLSARVNLLNAFNFKNYASYVYNSFGSDGRLQPDITINRIGDINYVPRTVTFELGMKF, from the coding sequence ATGAAGAAATCCTGCTCCAGCCAGTTATTGCAGATACGCCGTTTGCTGTGTTATGCATTCGCTGTTTGTCTGTACTTGGCACTGCCGAATGCATTCGCGCAGAGCAGTAATGCCACTCTGCGTGGTCAGGTGAGCCGGGCGCAGGCGGGGGCTGTGGTTTTAGTCACCAACACCGCCACTGGTTTGGTGCGCCGAACTACGCTCTTATCCGATGGGACTTACGGGATGACCGGTCTTCCTCCTGGGCAGTACACGATCAGCGTTGGTGGCGTTTCCCGCACAGTCACGTTGAGCGTGGCTTCTAGTGTGACAGTCAATTTGGATGCTGGTGTTCCCATCAGTGGCGATGCGAAGACTTTGGATGCGGTCCAAGTGACTGGACAGGCGATCCGTGAGGTCAAAACGTCCGAGATCGGCAATACAATCGCCTTACGTCAGATCCAGCAACTACCGCAGGCGACGCGTAACTTCCTGGAGTTTGCCGATACCGTGCCAGGTATGGCGTTCAATATTGATCCTCAGGGACGCACCACACTACGCGCCGGTGCGTCTAATAGTAGCGCCAGTAATTTGTATATCGACGGTGTTGGGCAGAAGAGCTACGTTGCCAAAGGGGGGATTTCGGGGCAGAACGACAGCCAGGGGAGTCCGTTCCCGCAACTAGCGATTGGCGAATACAAAATCATCACTTCCAACTACAAAGCCGAATATGGTCAGATCGGTGGCGCGGCGGTCACAGCGGCGACAAAATCAGGGACCAATGAATTCCACGGTGAAACATTCTATCGTTACACCAATCAAAGTCTGCGTGACCGGCGGCCAGATGAGGGTGAGACCAAGGTTGATTCACAGACCAAAGAATATGGTTTTGCGCTCGGCGGGCCGATCATTCGCGACCGTATGCATTTTTTCTTTGCCTATGAAGGCAAGGACAATGTGGTACCACGTAGTGTCCAGGCCGATGCACGTGCTGCACCTTATGTGCATTTTCTGCCTTCTTATCTGTCGCAACAGTACGGCCCTGTCAATTTGCCATTTAACGAGGATCTATTTTTCGGCAAGATCGATTTTGAGCCAACCGGTGATGACCGTTTGGAATTGAGTGTGCAGTATCGCGATGAAACTCAAATCGATAATATCGGTGGCCAGAATGCCGCCGATCATGGCCTCAATAAGATCAATAAAGACAAACGCGGCAGCTTGCGTTGGCAGCGTAGTGCTGATGCTTGGTCCAATGAGCTGATCTTTACCCGGGAAAATGCTAGGAACAATCCGAATCCGATGAGTATCGGTAATGGGTTTAACTACGTGTATCTGGACGAAACCGATCCCAATATTGGCGAATACACGTTCCTTTCCATAGGCCCTGATGGTGGCTCAAGTATGCAGCGCCGCCATCAAGATGGCTGGTCCTTGCAGAACGATCTAACGTTCACCAGTGTTAAGTGGAATGGTGACCACACTATTAAAATGGGTGTCAGCTATAAGAACATTACGCTGCAATCACAAGATGCGGCATCGTTGAACCCTCAATTCAGTTATGCGGTGAGTTCCAGTGGAGTGGCCACAACGCCATACCGCGTTGATTTCTACTCACCCTATGCGACGCCTGGGCAGAAGGCGCTGGTGGAAACCAGGGCCAAGCAGTATGGCCTTTATCTTCAGGATGATTGGAACGTCAACCAGAAATTGACGCTGAATTTGGGGTTGCGTTGGGATTACGAGGACAATCCGGCTTATACCAATTTTGTCACTTCGCAGGCATTTGTTGCCGCACTATATGCCGATGATCCGGAGAATCCAGGTCACCCGTGGGCGAATCGATTACTGCCTAGCGGTATCAACGTTGCTGATTACATCAGTAATGGTCACAACCGTCATAACTTCAATAAGGGGTGGGCACCACGCTTTGGTTTCTCTTATGACATTTATGGTGATGAAGCGGCGGTGATGCACGGTGGTGCTGGGCGTTCGTATGATCGTAATCTATTCGAACAAATGGCTTATGAGACTAGTAAAGCGGCGTTGTCGCCGGTTGCCGTGTATTTCCAAGATCCAGCCACCCATACGTGTTATCACTCTGATCGGCTTTGTGTGCCTTGGGATCCGAAATATCTCAATGGCATTGATCAATTAAATGCCATTGCTGGGGTCAGTGGCAGCGGTGAACTGTTTATCTTCAACAATAAGCTGAAGACCCCTTACAGCGACCAATACAGCATCGGTATCAGCAATAAGATAGGTGGTTGGTTGACTGATGTGACGTTTCAGCGTGTATTGAGCAATGACGGCCTTGCGATGTCGCTTGTCAACCGCTATCCAGATGGTCGGTATTTTGATGCTGAAGGTAACGCGCCATGGGATCAGTCGGTCCCTGGTCACAAAAACACGATTCTCGGCATGAATGGTTTGAAGCAGCGTAGTAGCCAAGTGCTGTTGTCTGTTGAGAAGCCTTATAGCAAGGAATCCGGTTGGGGAGTCAATGTGGCCTATACGCACACCAGTGCGCGTCAAAATCGCACCATTGATGAACCATTTGCTTTCGACAAGGCAACGATCTATGAGTATCCGTTCGTCAAGTCCGATGCGGTTGCCGCGCACCGTTTGGTTGTTTCCGGTTCGATGGATGGGTTGTGGGGGATGACCTTTGGCGCCAAGGTGGTGCTGGCCACCCCCACCCCGATCAATACGATTGCTTGTTACGGTCAGATTGATCCAGATGGTGCGAATTGCCAGCAGGTGGGAGTTATTCCACCGTCCAGCGGAAAGTTCCTGGTGGGAGGCAACATTTGGGGGTATCGCACGGTGGATTTCCAGGCCAGTAAAGAGTTCACAGTGTTTAACGATTTCAAGCTATCGGCCCGTGTGAATCTGCTCAATGCGTTTAATTTCAAGAATTACGCATCTTATGTCTATAACAGCTTTGGCAGTGATGGGCGATTGCAACCGGACATCACCATCAATCGGATCGGCGATATCAACTATGTTCCACGTACCGTCACATTCGAGCTTGGGATGAAGTTCTGA